The nucleotide sequence GAAACCATGCTGGGTGTTGTTGGTTTCCGTCCATATGTAGCAAAGTCTACAAGGATTACTGGTTTCATGGATCGGTTTGTCACTCGATACAGAGCCAAATACCATCAAGATCCTGATGTTAGGGTGGCAAAACCGACCATGTTCCAGTATTGGGCATATGATGTGGTATGGGCAATTGCATCTGCAACAGAGAAATCCAAGAGGCCCAGATCCTTAAATCTAGGATCTACCACAGGTTATATGGGCAAGTTAGTAGATGATCTGCAACCATCTCCTGCTGGCCCAGAACTCCTAGCTTCCATAATAGGTGGGGAGTTTTATGGATTGGCTGGGAGATTCAGGTTTGTTGATAGGCATTTGCCGGTTCCACAATATGAGATCGTCAATGTGATTGAAGAGAAGATTAGACGCATTGGGTTTTGGAGCCCTGGTTATGGACTCTCAGCTTTTCTCAACTCTAGCACTAGACCAGGCCAAGCTAGACGTAGGGCAAAAGCTGGTCAAGTCCTGAGAGCTGTCATTTGGCCAGGTGATTCAATTACAGTGCCTAGAGGTTGGGACTTCCCAGCAAATGGCAAGATACTGCAGATTGCTGTGCCCGTGAGACGGGATTTTAAGGTTTTTGTCAAAGTTGAGAATCCTAACTCTAGTATGCAAAGTGTCACTGGCTACTGCATTGATGTCTTTGAGGCTGCTGTGAAGAAACTACCATATGCACTACCCTTCAAGTACATGCCCTACGACTGTGCAAATTCATATGATAAACTGGTATCACAGGTTTACTTCAAGGTTGGCGCTAATTATTTTATAACTAATTTCCTTGCCATTGAATTCCAATCATTATTTATTTTATTCACTAATTTATTTTGTTTTCATTGTTTGGTGGTAGACATATGATGGAGCAGTGGGTGATGTGACAATTATTGCCAATCGGACTAGGTATGTAGACTTCACAGTGCCATACACAGAGTCCGGTGTGTCTATGCTTGTCCTAGCTAGGAAAGATGAGGATGAACCAACGATGTGGATCTTCTTAAAGCCACTGACGACTGACCTTTGGATTGCTATGGTAGTGTTTATTGTATTCACTGGCCTAGTTGTATGCACGATTGAAAAGCCTGTAAATGATCAAGTCCAGGGTTCCAAATGGAAACAGCTCAACACttatttttactttgcattctCCACTGGGACTTCTACGCATGGTATGTCCTTACAGTCAACCTTATTCTATGCAAAATCATGAACCCTGCATAGATTTGTAGTATAGTTCACTGACAACATCATTTCTTTCACTGTAATTGATAATTCCATGACAGATCAAAAGTTCAAAAGCCTTCAGTCAAAAGTTATTATGGTGTCCTGGTGCTTTGTACTGCTAGTTATAGTGCAGAGCTACACAGCCAGCTTGTCGTCAATGTTAACTGCAAAGAGGCTCCAACCTTTGGTGACTGACCCAATGCAACTTTTGCACAAAGGTGACTATGTTGGATACCAGAACGGATCATTTGTGCACTCGATGCTGAGGAGGCTCCATTTTGAGGACCGCCAGATGATGTCTTTTAGCACTCGGGAGGAATATGCAGACGCATTGAGGAAGGGGTCTAAGGAAGGAGGGGTATCTGCCATCTTTGATGAGACACCATACATAAACTCTTTCCTCTTGCTGTACGGAAAAGATTTCCAGAAGGTTGGCCCCATTGACAGGACGGTCGGTTTTGGTTTTGTAAGTTCCTTGAAACTTATGCTCAAGTTTTGGAGCGTCCTAACTTGGCTTCACCTAATAATATGTTGTACTCTTGGTCAGGCTTTTCCTAAAGGCTCTCCGTTGGTGGAGGATCTTTCCAAGGCCATGCTCAATTTAATAGAAGGGTCTGAAGGTTCTGATATTGAGAGGAAATGGTTTGGGGATCGGATTTTGTCACTGGATTATGGCAGTCCAGACACTAGCTTCTCACGACTCAGTTCACGAAGCTTCAAAGGTCTATTCATCATCAATGGATGCATTTTAGGTTTGATGTTTCTCATAAACTGCTCGAGGTACGCATATGCAAAATTCACTGCCAAAAGAAAAGCTGCTGCTGCTAGTGATGGCGAGGCACAACCTTCGACGAATGGTAACGACATACCTGCTGTCTAGTCCCCCTAGAGCATTGGAGTGTTGCGGATTATGAGTTTCCAAGAAATAAAAGTTATTTATGGGTTTCGTTAAGCTGCATTTTGCTGCCCACCAGCTGTGTGCCATAATGTTGTAATACTATGCTATTATTATGGTGGGATGCCACTTGTATTTGTACTTATATAAGTCGTGTTGAAACTCGGATTTGATGATATTTGTAGCACTTCTGTTCGTCTATTGTACGGGCGACTGAAAACACAAATAGATTCCAGTCACTTCTGATCTGTGTGTCGGATTTTGATCATGTGCCAGTGTTCGTTTCTTTCTGTTTTATGTTATTCCTGCAAACAGAAGTCACTGAAAC is from Triticum aestivum cultivar Chinese Spring chromosome 3A, IWGSC CS RefSeq v2.1, whole genome shotgun sequence and encodes:
- the LOC123059844 gene encoding glutamate receptor 2.7 — encoded protein: MRITMASRVASTSVFHQLLFLPLLAGHCAAAAAAVATTGTAPVVASVPLDVGVILDLATGLGKKSLLGMEMAVHDFYAAHPGYTTRVKLHVRDSNRSVVAAASAALDLINNKKVGIVIGPQNTLQAEFLTYLANTTKVPVITSSATGDTVTQYHVPYFLRACVKGSFQAASIAAFVKSYGWKNVVLVYEDNNYGAGILPSITDALEAVDVHVINRSAIPTSCPGDRIDAELYKLMTMQTRVFIVHMLPADAARLFARASAIGMLTEGYVWMVTDDIGIALDVLPQHTTETMLGVVGFRPYVAKSTRITGFMDRFVTRYRAKYHQDPDVRVAKPTMFQYWAYDVVWAIASATEKSKRPRSLNLGSTTGYMGKLVDDLQPSPAGPELLASIIGGEFYGLAGRFRFVDRHLPVPQYEIVNVIEEKIRRIGFWSPGYGLSAFLNSSTRPGQARRRAKAGQVLRAVIWPGDSITVPRGWDFPANGKILQIAVPVRRDFKVFVKVENPNSSMQSVTGYCIDVFEAAVKKLPYALPFKYMPYDCANSYDKLVSQVYFKTYDGAVGDVTIIANRTRYVDFTVPYTESGVSMLVLARKDEDEPTMWIFLKPLTTDLWIAMVVFIVFTGLVVCTIEKPVNDQVQGSKWKQLNTYFYFAFSTGTSTHDQKFKSLQSKVIMVSWCFVLLVIVQSYTASLSSMLTAKRLQPLVTDPMQLLHKGDYVGYQNGSFVHSMLRRLHFEDRQMMSFSTREEYADALRKGSKEGGVSAIFDETPYINSFLLLYGKDFQKVGPIDRTVGFGFAFPKGSPLVEDLSKAMLNLIEGSEGSDIERKWFGDRILSLDYGSPDTSFSRLSSRSFKGLFIINGCILGLMFLINCSRYAYAKFTAKRKAAAASDGEAQPSTNGNDIPAV